A stretch of Candidatus Gastranaerophilales bacterium DNA encodes these proteins:
- a CDS encoding rubredoxin gives MKKYTCILCGYVYDPAENDNIAFEDLADDWTCPLCGAGKDQFEES, from the coding sequence ATGAAAAAATATACTTGTATTTTGTGCGGGTACGTTTATGACCCTGCAGAGAATGATAACATTGCTTTTGAAGATTTAGCAGATGACTGGACATGCCCGCTTTGCGGCGCAGGAAAAGATCAATTTGAAGAATCATAA